The Helianthus annuus cultivar XRQ/B chromosome 11, HanXRQr2.0-SUNRISE, whole genome shotgun sequence region TTtgttagcttttttttttttttttttgcaaagaGGTCTAGGTGGGTAACGGCCAACGGGTCATGTACTGACGTCAGATCAATCCAACCTGCAAACACTTTTTTACACATAATATAGATTTTATAGAGAATTAGTATATGCTAAACATGTTATAATAATTAAATTGTTACAATAACAATCTACAATTTAAGAGATTTTATTTTCAAACCATTAAGCCATTTCCCATTTCCTTTTTGGTTCAATATTTACCGTAAACCATTTGACCcattattccatatataacttTGCAAGTTTTTTATGCATTatcacttgtacattatgctttgggtgtttttcaaaaaaataaagttgattttttattttcaacccaaaggttttactttttacaattttaaccctacataatttgttgttttaactttaacccaaaacttttccttatttgcaatttaacttcacaacttttctcacttatacttttcatctttcgcaaattttcgttttacgtatagttttaaattttttgagttaatacgacgcaacgtgcatgtgtggttcaatgtttttacctctatttttccatgtttgacaggttcgtcgcaacccgcatatcctaggtcgagtcagtgttagTGTTTGAttacggttgtgtgacattagtactatttgacaccatTTTACGCCCCGACACAACACGGGGTGTGCTTTGTGgagttttcaaagaaaaaatggttatgcatatggttgctGTAACATTGGCTTTgagggttttcaaaaaaaaatgatttttttttacttttcatccAAATGCATttcataaattatttttaactcaaaactatttgtttttttttttacttttaacccaaaactttttatcttttgcaatctatcctcataacttctttttactttcaactttgatcatTTATAGTTTTCAtgttccgcaaatttttcgctttatgcttggttctaaattttgtgactcaccacatcgcaacgtgcgtctttggttcaacgtttttatgtttcattctaaattttgcgagttaacacgaagcaacgtgcgtgtgtgggtgaacgtttttacatcgtctatttttccccgtttgacaggtttaacataacataaaggtcctaaattgacttagttataactaaagaatcccgccgcattgcggcgggtcgcaatcctagttaAGAGTTAAAACATAACCCAAATACCCGTTTATATGTAAATGGGTTGGAAATGCCACCTGTGCAAATGTTGCAAGTATAGGTAAGAGCGGATTACTAACCCTTATCTTTGGAAAGGTTGCTGATAAGCTCTAAAACGCCTTCCTTGCCTAAAGTATCCTTCAAGTAAATGGCTGCAGATGCAACTTCTTCAGGGGTAACTTTTCCATCATAATCTCTGCGGTTTTAAAATCATATAACGGCTGAACATATCAGGAAAGATACGATTTAAATAATAAAGCATCCAAATAGTCGAATACTATAGTTACTTCATCTGTTTCCAAGTAAAGAAACTACTAGAAAATGCGGTTATATTTGACCCAATTCCCTTTGACCAGCATTAAAATGAagattctgacccatttactaaAAACAGTAAGGTTATATTTAATCATCAATGGGTCGAATCGGTCAAACCTAAAAGCCAAATGGTCAAATGGGCCGAGTCATCCTAAGTGTACCTGAATGAGTAAGATTAGTTACAAAATATTAACCCGTTTCTTTAATCAAAAAATATGTTACAATGTAAAATTTGATGCTCTCAGTATCTTGCCCCTTAACACAAGGGAAAAGTCAAAGAAATCATTTGAGCAACTTGCTGGTGATATAAGACTGATTAGTCGTCTCGGTGCCCTAAACTTATACAAGTTACACGAAAAATTGGATCaatgacaaaaaaaaacaaataaaaaactaCTAACCTGTCAAGCACTCGCCAACGATCACCAATCTTTGCGTCCACATCATCAATTTCTTTCTCAAGTTTTTGGAGCATAGCATCAACCTAAGTATAGATCATATATGCATGTCAGTTAGTGTCTGGGATTCAAAACCTAGTGAATTTTAAATGTGAATAAGCAATCATCTCTCCCGATTATGCTCAGTGATCCTGCTAATTTGATGGTAAAATAAGCTAATACCCGTaatcatacatatacatatacatactcCCATAATCAAGGAAATAGAGAAATTTACATATTAGTTACGATATATCTAAGGTCTAATACAAACACAGCCAAGAGAGAGTGCAGCTTATTGAACATCTTACCCTATTTATGAGGGCTGAGGAGACCTCATCAGTTACATGCTCATCAGTGGAATTATCGGTTTCCTCATGGGCAGCTTTATATGCCGTCACGGTATCCGTTCCTTCTTTGTCCATCAAGCTATGATACAAATTTAtcttcaaaaagaaaatataaattACTTTGGTGTCTTGCAGTTGGCTACCGGCCCCATGGCAGTACTGTAATAACTATTGATTCCAAAAAACTTTTCAAAAGCAATAAACTAACTTTTGATTATTAACTGTTTTAAGAGAACCAAAACGTCTATTAGTTTCAAAGACTATTGTCTAGATTCTAGAAAGAAACTTCTGTAAAAGAAATGCAAAACGTGGATATAAACATTATGATGTGGACACATAGTAGCCATTTCGACCCATTTTTTATGAGTGAGCCATAATTTTGCATTTTATCTTAAATGGGTCAAAAGTCACCCTAAGTGAACTTCGTTCGTGGATataaacaagaaatttcgttcgtttagttaaacaaacgaacatgaacagaggccgcaTTCATTCATTTATATTTGTGAACATTCGGTAACGTGTCCGTTTGTGTTCGTTACCTAAAATTAGGTTATGCTCATTTGTTTTTGTCACACTGTTTTATCTTAACAATGTTTTGTCAAGATAATGTTAAGTACTCAAGTATGTTTGAATAAATAGATTagtatatttttagtggatctactTGGTGTCAGTGATGAAAGATGACGATTTGATtcaaaatttaatatatgtttGTTTGCGTTCGTTTTTGTTCacgaacgcttgtttgtgttcgtttgttttcaTTCGTGTTCATGAACGTTGGTTTGTGTTCAGTTACTAAAATTAACAAATAACGAACGAACACGCCCATTTCCGTAatgaatgaacacaaacaaaaatcttgttcggtaagtgttcatgaatgTTTGTGAACACATTATTtctttaacaaacgaacacgaacaaggcctttttcgtgttcgttcagttcgtttgcagccctagccACAACCCAACCGGTACACAAAGgtacccattttgacccattaaccACTCCACCCATTTTGTGTGTAGATATAGCCATGATGCAGGTATACCTCCTTGTTGACAAGCCTCAAAAACTCTTCACGCTCTCTACTCACAGACTGCACATAAAACGAAAATAGATAAGCACTTATCAGAAAATACTAACAAAGTAACAATTCACTAGGATATAAACGTTTTCAGCAACTCATAAGCAAGAACTTTTGTGATCTTAACCCCTATTCCTTACAGATGCAGAAGCTAGAACAGCCAAAGCTTCACTGACTTTGCAAAGCTGCTCCTGTTTATCTAGTGCACTTGCTCTAGCTTGTTCTTGCATATCTGAAGCTGTTGCATTAACCATTTCTTCTAATGCAACATCCTTGTTGCTACTAATAGATTGTTTCATCTTGGCttgctcttcttcttcttttgcttccTCCTCCTgtaataaaataagataataacAGTTCAGCATATTAGTGATGTAGTTGTTTCACAATTTTACAGAACAACTCCATAAATTTGAGGTGGCAATATTGGCCCATTTACTTGTGAATGGGTCAAAATTTGGGTTGTATTTTATCTCAACTTGGTCAAATAAAATATCACTCATAGGGAACAAGTCAAATTGATTGAAAGTCACCCAGAGTCTATTTTTAATGCATACAACCCATAGTTGTTAATAgttaatagcgaatagcggaTGATAGCGACAAGcaacctatacgctacgtagcgatagcgatgaaatagcAGGCGCTATATTATGTTTAGTGATACACtagaagaaaattttagaaaTGTTGTATATGTAATCCAAATACAGTGTTTCTATAcgtatatttattaaaaaaaaaacctaaaatccagctattgtatattttattttatcgctatttatattaaaaccaaaaaaaaaaactgatatcCCGCTATTTACTCACTACGGCGATGCCAAAATCGGATAGCGATGAATGAGCTTTTCGCTATCGCACATTAGCGCTCGCTATGagcgctattaacaactatgataCAGTCATACAGCCTCCTAATTTGGTTTAAATCaagattaattttttttaatgtaatCATAACTAACGGATTCTTTTTATTAAGAAATGGGAAAAAGTGTATGGGGTCAACCTGACCCGCCCGTTTTGCTACCTCTACTCTAGATTATAATCATAGGATAGTGAAAATAAGGTAGAAAAACCGCAAAAAAGGATTTAAGTTAGAAAAGATTAGAACCTTGATGAGTTCCTCCTGCATTTCAAGGAACTCCAACTTTCTCCTCCGCTCTGAAACAGAATCCTCGGATGACAACGCAGTAACACCAACGGTGTCCACAACTTCATCTGGCAATGAAGACAAAGTGGCTCTTACAACTTCCTCAGGCTTTAACTTTCCAGACACAGTAAAGGCTCTGCAGCAATCATGAgatttattataatttattttattcttCCATTATCAGTTTATCACTACTATTAGTCTATTACTATTATTGTTATTACTAGAAGGGTTCCCCCACGATGTGGCGGGAAACACAGACATTGTCAGAGTGTGTATGGTTCTGTAGGTTCGGCTATTACCCTCAACCAAAGCCAGTATCGGTTAGAATATGactatattttattaaccaatcggttTTCGATTAATCAGTTCGATTTATTCGGTTAGAGTAACGATTTTTAGTTCGATTCGTTTAATTTTGGTTAATAGCCAAAACCAAACTGAAATGAAATTGAGGTTTAAATATATGAACTGGAGGTATAAAGGCTAGAAAtttatgaaaatatgaatggttcgGTTCAGTTAATTTGGGTTAAACGATGGTACAAAAAAGGTCCGATAACCGttttttggttaattcggttaaCCGGTTATCAGTTGATGCATTTTTGGCGATTTTGGTTCGATTTTGTCTGTTTTGGTTCGGTTTGTTTAGAGGGTGATTTTCGATAATTACCTGGAAAGAATCAAGAGAGAAGATGGAACAGAGTGATTAAGAGATAAATCCAGCCAATCACGGAGCTGCAAAAAAGGCAGacttaaattaaaaaaagaattGGCTACAAAGCACAAAATCTAGGAGCAACAAATTAAAGATTACATCCCCACATCAGTGTTATTTAAGGTGTGATGTGCACAAGGTCACAAGGTGTGTATGGTTTACAAAGAGTTCATGAAAAAATCTACACAGATTTCTACAGATGCATATAACATCAATCACTAGAAGAGTATAATTGAAGAAAAAGTACAAGTTAACTCATATTGAATCTATTTATGTATCGCCAGGTAAATATAAAacagagtaaaatgtcattttcgtccctgaggtttggctatttttgcgacttttgtccaaaggttttttttccacatctggatccaaaaggtttgaaatcttaccattttcatccaactcgttaactccatccatttttaacattaagtcaggggtaatttcgtctttttagacattttttgtGATGATCAAAGGGTTTGGGTGGGGAGAAAGTCAATAGATGTGGATCTTTATTTCTTATAgtgtttttattttaataaaaaatgtctaaaaagacggaaatgcatctcatttaacggagaaaaatggatggagttaacaagtcggatgaaaatggcaagatatcaaaccttttggatccagatgcggaaaaacaaacctttggacgaaagtcgtaaaagtggtcaaacctcagggacgaaaatggcattttactctaaaaagcACCAGCATTCGATTAAAAAATCATTCATCTAGTTAGAACTAATCTAACGCCAACTAACCACAAATATTTAGACAACGTTTACACAACTTTATCTAGTACTCTCTACTCTCAATAATTACTTTGGAATAAATAGCAATATAATATACAGATTGATCCCCTAATATTGCCAAACAAAGTTGCAATTGTGAAATTAAGAAGAAAAAAACCTGCTCACGCATTTCCTCCACTGAACGTAATCCAAGCATGCCTCGTTCTCTACAATCTTCACGAAGTTCTTCTTCAGAAAGAGCATCCACACCACCCTCTGCCTGAATCATCTTATCATCATTCTTTATCCTACATACAAAGATGACATATATAGTAATGTAACGACAGCCAACATCCCAACAATATTAAATATGGTAAATACAATATACCATTGTAATCTTTTGCGCAGCATGTATCGCAAGTACGCGTCTGTTCCATAAGGTTGGATTCCCATATACTTGCACATGTTCACTAAACGAGGCCTAATAACAGCACAGTTTCAACAAGTTAGTATCAACAATGATAGCATACTCAAGTAACAATGCTGAACAAATGACTGAAACCCGACCTGCTGATATTATCAAGGGTAAGTTCGTCATTGAACAACTTTGCGAATCCCAAAATTTCCTCATTGGCAACAGAAGCACCTTTTCTGACCTGTATATGAGTTTGTATATGAAGCATATTTCGAACGGAAACTATATATACAGACAGCTATTGAAGTATTGAACTGTCATCGAGCTTGCCTTGTTCAAAAAGTCATCAAGATCTTCTGCGGTTTTCTTGACTTCTCCACTCCTCGTATTTTGGACCTCTTTGGCCATCTCTTTAACTGTATCCTGAAGAAACTTGGCGTATTCTATTCTTGCATTCAACTTCCTTTTCAGTGCTTCCTACAGGTAACCGTAATCAGGCCAATTGAACATTAGGACTACCCATTGATAGGCcggtaaatgaaccgaacgttcatgaactgttcgtgaacttgttcgaCGGGATGTTCGTTTATTAACATTTGTTTATGTCCGTCCGTTTAAGCTTGTTCTTTATGTTCGTTTCAATTTAAATACataagtagttatatttataCGAATATCAAACATAAAAGGAATTTTCTAACTACTCACATAAATATAACCAATTGGTAATTGgctttctagtaataaaaatgACTTTTCCCATGGAATTTATCGTAGTTAATCACTAATTTATAGAAAAAATTactttatgttcgtttatgtttagtcaattatgttcatttatgtttgttcaatTGTATTGGTTATTGTTTGTAGAgatatgtttgtttatgtttgtttacgAACTGTTTATTTAGGTTTTTAAcaaacgaacgtaaacgaacacaATGTGACAAAAAAATATGTTCGATTATattttcgtgttcgttcggttcatatACAGGCATACCCATTGAGAAATGGAATTAACATAATGTGACAAACTAATGTTTAGAATACTGTCTGAACTAGCACCTGTTCTTTCATCTTGTCCTGAAAGGTAGAAGGCAACATATTGGGGAAGAGTTTCAAGAATACGGGCAGCAAAAATTCCATAAACGGAACAATAATGAAAACCGCAACAGGAACTAGCCGAAAGATATCTGCAGTGGTACGTGTCAGTTGTTGTCTCTCTCTCCTAGAAAGACTCTTTCCGCCAGCAAGCTTAAGAAGCAATCTAGAACTGATTTTCACATCAACACCAAGAAGCTTGATACCCAACCAGTAATGCTTCAGGGTATCGACAAATTCATTTTTCCAGTGAACGAGTTTCTTAGCCCAATCTTCCCTAAATTAAACACCACAAACAAAAGTATGAAACGGAGATTAACCGTTGGCTTAATTCAGATTAAAAAATAACCTGAAACCATATATCCAACCTGCTCATAGAAGCGACAGCTCGTAGAGCTGGACCAATCCCCAACAGCATTGCCCAAGTTCTTTTCAAAATGGAACTAGCCGGCTTCTGAGACTCACTCCCCAGTTTGGCTTTAACTTTTGCTTTCGCGCTCGTTAAACCTTCAACAGCTTGATCACATTCCTCGGGAGACGCTTCCTTCCGCTTCTTAGCAACTTGTTCTTTATCCTCCTCATCACTACTCAAATTCGGTTTAGGTGCTGTGGCCATTGTACCAAAACTTGAACATTGAAATACCAAATTAACCCTCGTGGGTAACGTATTCCCCAATGTTCCATGTCTGGTAAGCGTATGAAAGTTTTGAGTCCTAAACAATCCTAGTGCAGATAAGTTCTTAAAATCCTCATCCCTTGTAAAGTATGCGTTGTTATATTTAGTGTTATTTGGAACCGAGCTTGAAGAGCTAGAAGCACACGAGTCAGAGTATGTGGCAGCTATCCCATGGCTCAGACCTTGAACTGAGCGACCCGAAATACAGAAATAATCCGAAAGAACACGCCTCCGTCTCAATATTGCTCTAGAAGCCATCAAAATACCCTAACTAACAAAACAAAACCTACAACAAGAAGCACTATATCAAAATACTAATTAATCATAACCACTGCACCATTACACTATCAACAAATCTAATTGAAAATCTATTGAAACAAGACATCAGAATAATAAAACTAACCGCAATCTTCACGTAAAAATTGCAGGCCTATATCATCCAATTGAAAACCTGCAACCTGCAAATAACAGCGAAAAGCAACATCGAGAACGAAGATATCATTATCCAAACGATTCAtgaaataaaacacaaaatcAGAAGTGAAATTAGGCGAAAATTCAACAAAATGATGTTACAAAATGTCTGTAAACACGATTATACAGCTACGTAGACAGATTAACTGAAGATTATAGAACCTAAACTGGAAGAACACGTAAAACACCCTAACTAACAATACAAAACCTACAACAAGAAGCTCTAATATCAAAACACTAATTAATCAAAACCACTACACCATTACAAATCTATTGAAACAAAACATCATAATAAGAAAACGAACCGCAATATTCACGTAATTATTGCGGCGTATATCATCCAATTGATCAGCTGCAACCTGCAAATAACAGCGAAAATCAACATCGAGAATGAACACAACATTATCTATACGAATTTATTGAATAATTAGATGTGAACATGAATATATGGTTATGTGTGCAAATAGATTGAAGATTGCGGAGACCTAAATTGAAAGAAGGTATAAAAGGAGTGAAATAGTGTAAGTTTATAAGCAGGTTGAATGACTTACAGTGTGGTTTATGGaagcaagaagaagaagaaaatggtgaaTGAAGGTTATAAATAGTGACTAGGGGTTACTTTGGGGTTTTACACTTTTATAGGGTTGCCCCCTGGGCAAGAaataaattaacaataataatctTCAATGTGTGATAAATCACTAAATAACTAACTGGTTACGTTATGTGTTATCAACTAGTTCATGCTCTGCCTGCGTTgtggggcgatggccgaatagttctcaatcaattaaaaaaacactgctataattttgctaggaaaaaacaaaaacgatgagaAGACTGTAATTttgagctcagggcaaaactgtaatttttcaggactaatgagcgcgtgttaggcagctcctttaGACGAAAAAAATTAATTCGAGTcaatcaattaaaacaaaaaacttttatagttttgctagaaaaatAAAACCGATGGGAAAAACGTAACTTTGAACTGAGGGGGAAATCATAATTTTGtttcagggataaaatcgtaaattaaatggaccaatggggttgagggcaaaatcgtaacttggctgtgtgagaaaaaaactaatggcaaaactgtaaatttaaacggggcaaaatcgtaattttgaatcgagggcaaaattgaaatttttagctgggaacaaaagcttaaatttatttttaaatgggggtaaaaacataattttgaacagatGACAAAATCGTTATTATAAGGGAAAAaacctaatggcaaaactgtaaatttaaacggggcaaaatcataatgttgaaccgagggaaaaaatgaaaatttttagctg contains the following coding sequences:
- the LOC110890742 gene encoding mitochondrial proton/calcium exchanger protein, with protein sequence MASRAILRRRRVLSDYFCISGRSVQGLSHGIAATYSDSCASSSSSSVPNNTKYNNAYFTRDEDFKNLSALGLFRTQNFHTLTRHGTLGNTLPTRVNLVFQCSSFGTMATAPKPNLSSDEEDKEQVAKKRKEASPEECDQAVEGLTSAKAKVKAKLGSESQKPASSILKRTWAMLLGIGPALRAVASMSREDWAKKLVHWKNEFVDTLKHYWLGIKLLGVDVKISSRLLLKLAGGKSLSRRERQQLTRTTADIFRLVPVAVFIIVPFMEFLLPVFLKLFPNMLPSTFQDKMKEQEALKRKLNARIEYAKFLQDTVKEMAKEVQNTRSGEVKKTAEDLDDFLNKVRKGASVANEEILGFAKLFNDELTLDNISRPRLVNMCKYMGIQPYGTDAYLRYMLRKRLQWIKNDDKMIQAEGGVDALSEEELREDCRERGMLGLRSVEEMREQLRDWLDLSLNHSVPSSLLILSRAFTVSGKLKPEEVVRATLSSLPDEVVDTVGVTALSSEDSVSERRRKLEFLEMQEELIKEEEAKEEEEQAKMKQSISSNKDVALEEMVNATASDMQEQARASALDKQEQLCKVSEALAVLASASSVSREREEFLRLVNKEINLYHSLMDKEGTDTVTAYKAAHEETDNSTDEHVTDEVSSALINRVDAMLQKLEKEIDDVDAKIGDRWRVLDRDYDGKVTPEEVASAAIYLKDTLGKEGVLELISNLSKDKEGKILVEDIVKLGSRAEDD